A genome region from Paludibacterium sp. B53371 includes the following:
- the aroC gene encoding chorismate synthase — MSGNTFGLLFTVTSFGESHGPAIGCVVDGCPPGMALGEEDIQLELDRRKPGTSRHVTQRREEDKVEILSGVYEGKTTGTPIALLIRNTDQRSRDYGNIADTFRPGHADYTYWHKYGVRDPRGGGRSSARETAVRVAAGAIAKKWLHEQYGIVIRGHMTQIGDIEIPFTDWSEVARNPFFAADSATVPALEAYMDSIRKRLDSVGARLRVVAEKVPVGWGEPVYDRLDAEIAYAMMSINAVKGVEIGAGFASVAQLGSEHGDELTPQGFLSNHAGGILGGISTGQNIDVSIAIKPTSSIATPRRSIDRQGNPVTLETHGRHDPCVGIRATPIAEAMLALVLMDHALRHRAQCGDVKVDTPRIA, encoded by the coding sequence ATGTCGGGAAACACCTTCGGCTTGTTGTTTACAGTCACCTCCTTCGGCGAGAGCCATGGTCCGGCCATCGGCTGCGTCGTCGATGGCTGTCCGCCGGGCATGGCGCTTGGCGAGGAAGATATCCAGCTGGAACTGGACCGGCGCAAGCCGGGCACCAGCCGCCATGTGACCCAGCGCCGCGAAGAAGACAAGGTCGAAATTCTTTCCGGTGTCTATGAGGGCAAAACCACCGGGACCCCGATTGCCCTGCTGATTCGCAACACCGATCAGCGCTCGCGCGATTACGGCAATATTGCCGATACCTTCCGCCCGGGGCATGCCGATTACACCTACTGGCACAAATACGGCGTGCGCGATCCGCGTGGCGGCGGGCGTTCTTCTGCGCGTGAAACCGCGGTGCGCGTCGCCGCCGGCGCCATTGCCAAGAAGTGGTTGCATGAACAATACGGCATCGTGATTCGCGGCCACATGACCCAGATCGGTGACATCGAGATCCCGTTCACCGACTGGTCTGAAGTGGCGCGCAATCCGTTTTTTGCTGCCGATAGCGCCACGGTTCCCGCGCTGGAGGCCTACATGGACAGTATTCGCAAGCGTCTGGATTCGGTGGGCGCACGCTTGCGGGTGGTGGCCGAGAAGGTCCCGGTGGGTTGGGGTGAACCGGTCTACGATCGGCTGGATGCCGAGATTGCCTATGCCATGATGAGCATCAATGCCGTCAAGGGGGTGGAGATCGGTGCCGGGTTTGCCAGCGTTGCCCAGCTGGGCAGCGAGCATGGCGACGAGCTGACGCCGCAGGGCTTTCTCAGCAACCACGCCGGCGGCATCCTCGGTGGCATCTCTACCGGACAGAACATCGACGTTTCCATCGCCATCAAGCCGACATCCAGCATCGCCACGCCACGGCGTTCGATCGACAGGCAGGGGAACCCGGTGACGCTGGAAACCCACGGCCGCCACGATCCCTGTGTCGGCATTCGTGCGACCCCGATTGCCGAGGCCATGCTGGCGCTGGTGCTGATGGATCATGCGCTGCGTCACCGTGCACAGTGTGGTGATGTGAAGGTCGATACGCCGCGTATTGCCTGA
- a CDS encoding DMT family transporter: protein MKTPSRGASLMLLLGLWLVWGYSWTASKLGLPYMSPLQLAFWRTLLGLVTLGCALLLTGRSVRPTPFWPTFWLGMGQTAGFGALATMALLAGGAGKVSVLAYTMPFWTLLLARVTLDERLSSMQWGAVLVAAVGLVLIIQPWHLHGSLLPDLLALASGLSWALAAVQAKLLRKAHRVDTLALTFWQMLWGLIPLGLLAWLIPAPPVHVSWTLVGLLLYLGVLASGLGWLLWMVLLSRLTAGMAGLNVLAIPAVAVLLAWLQMGEVPNPPEASGMLMIGVALALLSWLTAGRATPSSR from the coding sequence GTGAAAACGCCTTCGCGTGGCGCCAGCCTGATGCTGCTGCTCGGGCTATGGCTGGTGTGGGGATACAGCTGGACGGCCAGCAAGCTGGGCCTGCCCTATATGTCACCTTTGCAACTGGCATTCTGGCGCACCTTGCTTGGTCTGGTGACCCTGGGGTGTGCCCTGTTGCTGACCGGTCGCAGCGTGCGGCCGACCCCCTTCTGGCCGACCTTCTGGCTCGGCATGGGGCAGACTGCCGGCTTCGGCGCCCTGGCCACCATGGCATTGCTGGCCGGCGGTGCCGGCAAGGTTTCGGTACTGGCCTACACCATGCCGTTCTGGACCCTGCTGCTGGCGCGCGTCACGCTGGATGAACGTTTGTCGTCCATGCAGTGGGGCGCTGTCCTGGTGGCTGCCGTAGGTCTGGTGCTGATCATTCAGCCCTGGCATTTGCACGGCAGCCTGCTGCCCGATCTGCTGGCGCTGGCCAGTGGTCTGTCCTGGGCGCTGGCGGCTGTTCAAGCCAAGCTGCTGCGCAAGGCCCACCGGGTCGATACCCTGGCGCTGACCTTCTGGCAGATGCTTTGGGGGCTGATCCCGCTGGGGTTGCTGGCCTGGCTGATCCCGGCACCGCCCGTGCATGTCAGCTGGACACTGGTCGGCCTGCTGCTCTACCTCGGCGTGCTGGCCTCCGGACTGGGCTGGTTGCTGTGGATGGTCTTGCTGTCACGGCTGACGGCCGGTATGGCCGGACTGAATGTGCTGGCGATCCCCGCCGTGGCGGTACTGCTGGCCTGGCTGCAAATGGGGGAGGTCCCCAATCCGCCCGAAGCCTCGGGCATGCTGATGATTGGCGTGGCCCTGGCGCTGCTGTCCTGGTTGACGGCAGGGCGTGCCACGCCGTCGTCCCGCTGA
- a CDS encoding acyclic terpene utilization AtuA family protein produces the protein MKPAFKILSPTAILGYGFPEESFRRAIAEKPDLIAVDGGSSDPGPYYLGAGKAFTDRTGVKRDLRFMITEGVKNGIPVVIGTAGGSGAAPHLEWCRQIILEIAAEEQLSFKMAVIPTDVSKEAVHAALDAGKIESLEFVPPLTHEAIDATTNLVAQMGVEPFIKALQAGAQVVLGGRAYDPSCFAALPIMLGYDEGLALHCGKILECAAIAATPGSGSDCAMGILDETGFVLKTFSDERKFTPESAAAHTLYEKSDPYLLPGPGGVLNLKGCKFEDIGNGQVRVTGSRHEHTPYKVKLEGSRPIGYRTVAIAGVRDPIMIASIEEILQAVRARVEKNLGANADARVFFHIYGKNGVMGDLEPVKQTQTHELGIVVEVVAPTQEAADTVCSLTRSTLLHYGYPGRVATAGNLALPFSPSDIRAGVVYEFSVYHLMDLPQEELFPFHMQQVTPQGVSA, from the coding sequence GTGAAACCCGCATTCAAAATCCTGTCGCCGACCGCGATTCTGGGTTATGGCTTCCCGGAAGAAAGCTTCCGCCGTGCCATCGCCGAAAAACCCGACCTGATCGCCGTTGACGGCGGTTCCTCCGATCCTGGCCCTTACTATCTGGGCGCGGGCAAAGCCTTTACCGACCGCACTGGTGTCAAGCGCGACCTGCGCTTCATGATCACCGAAGGGGTGAAGAACGGCATTCCGGTGGTCATCGGCACCGCCGGGGGGTCCGGCGCGGCACCGCATCTGGAATGGTGCCGCCAGATCATCCTGGAAATCGCCGCCGAAGAGCAGCTGAGCTTCAAGATGGCGGTGATCCCGACCGATGTCTCCAAGGAGGCCGTCCATGCGGCGCTGGATGCCGGCAAGATCGAGTCGCTGGAATTCGTGCCGCCGCTGACCCACGAAGCCATCGACGCCACCACCAATCTGGTGGCCCAGATGGGTGTGGAACCGTTCATCAAGGCCCTGCAGGCAGGGGCACAGGTGGTGCTGGGCGGTCGTGCCTATGATCCTTCCTGCTTCGCCGCCCTGCCGATCATGCTGGGTTACGATGAAGGTCTGGCGCTGCATTGCGGCAAGATTCTCGAGTGTGCCGCCATCGCGGCCACCCCGGGCTCGGGCTCCGACTGCGCCATGGGCATCCTGGACGAAACCGGCTTTGTGCTGAAAACCTTCTCCGATGAACGCAAGTTCACCCCGGAATCGGCTGCCGCCCATACCCTGTACGAGAAATCCGACCCCTATCTGCTGCCCGGCCCGGGCGGCGTGCTGAACCTCAAGGGCTGCAAGTTCGAAGACATCGGCAATGGTCAGGTGCGCGTCACCGGCTCGCGCCACGAACACACCCCCTACAAGGTCAAGCTGGAAGGCTCGCGTCCGATCGGCTACCGCACCGTCGCCATCGCCGGTGTGCGAGACCCGATCATGATCGCCTCGATCGAGGAGATCCTGCAGGCCGTGCGTGCCCGCGTCGAAAAGAACCTCGGTGCCAACGCCGATGCCAGGGTGTTCTTCCATATCTATGGCAAGAACGGTGTGATGGGCGATCTGGAACCGGTCAAGCAGACCCAGACGCATGAACTGGGGATCGTCGTGGAAGTGGTTGCGCCGACACAGGAAGCGGCCGATACCGTCTGCTCGCTGACGCGTTCCACGCTGCTGCACTACGGCTATCCGGGTCGTGTCGCCACCGCCGGCAACCTGGCGCTGCCGTTCTCGCCGTCGGATATCCGCGCCGGCGTGGTGTACGAGTTCTCGGTTTATCACCTGATGGATCTGCCGCAGGAAGAGCTGTTCCCCTTCCACATGCAACAGGTCACCCCGCAAGGAGTTTCGGCATGA
- the glmS gene encoding methylaspartate mutase subunit S: MQDTIVIGVIGSDCHAVGNKILENVFARAGFNVINLGVMVSQDEYIDAAIETNAKAILISSIYGHGEIDCIGMRDRCTERGLDGIPLFVGGNLVIGKREFKDVEVIFKGMGFDRVFGPDVDLEQVVQFLRQDIATYTREHLAVEAAA; this comes from the coding sequence ATGCAAGACACCATCGTCATTGGCGTTATCGGTTCCGATTGTCACGCTGTCGGCAACAAGATTCTGGAAAACGTGTTCGCCCGCGCCGGCTTCAACGTCATCAATCTGGGCGTGATGGTCAGCCAGGATGAATACATCGACGCTGCCATCGAAACCAACGCCAAGGCCATCCTGATCTCCTCGATCTACGGTCACGGCGAAATCGACTGCATCGGCATGCGCGACCGCTGTACCGAACGCGGTCTGGACGGCATCCCGCTGTTTGTCGGTGGCAACCTGGTGATCGGCAAGCGCGAATTCAAGGATGTGGAAGTGATCTTCAAGGGCATGGGTTTTGACCGCGTCTTCGGCCCGGATGTCGATCTGGAACAAGTGGTTCAGTTCCTGCGCCAGGACATCGCCACTTACACCCGCGAACATCTGGCTGTTGAGGCTGCAGCATGA
- the galE gene encoding UDP-glucose 4-epimerase GalE, translating to MSSILVTGGAGYIGSHTLLELMAAGHRVLVVDNFSNSKPAVLERVAQLSGQQVAFRQLDLLDRPALQQLFEQHAIDAVIHFAALKAVGESVAQPLRYYHNNLTGTLNLLGCMQQAGVRRIVFSSSATVYRDAGGQAIGEDFPLGPTNPYGQTKLMTETFLRDLAISEGGWDIALLRYFNPVGAHPSGLIGEDPNGIPNNLLPFVSQVAVGKLAELKVFGNDYPTPDGTGVRDYLHVVDLARAHVKALDLIRAQSGVHTLNLGTGRGYSVLEMIRAFERASGRSIPFRVAERRPGDIACCFADPTRAQQLMGWRAEYDLDDMCRDAWRWQQQNPQGYN from the coding sequence ATGAGTAGCATTCTGGTCACCGGCGGTGCCGGCTATATTGGCAGTCATACCCTGCTGGAGCTGATGGCAGCCGGTCACCGCGTGCTGGTTGTCGACAACTTCAGCAACAGCAAACCGGCAGTTCTGGAGCGTGTCGCCCAGCTGAGCGGCCAGCAGGTGGCCTTCCGGCAGCTGGATCTGCTGGATCGTCCGGCACTGCAGCAATTGTTTGAGCAGCATGCCATCGATGCGGTGATTCACTTTGCCGCCCTCAAGGCGGTCGGCGAGTCGGTGGCCCAGCCGTTGCGCTACTATCACAACAACCTCACCGGCACGCTCAATCTGCTGGGCTGCATGCAACAGGCCGGGGTGCGGAGAATCGTCTTCAGCTCATCGGCCACGGTGTATCGCGATGCCGGGGGACAGGCCATCGGGGAGGACTTCCCGCTGGGGCCGACCAACCCCTATGGCCAGACCAAGCTGATGACCGAAACCTTCCTGCGTGATCTGGCCATCAGCGAAGGCGGCTGGGACATTGCCCTGCTGCGTTACTTCAACCCCGTCGGCGCCCATCCCAGTGGCCTGATCGGCGAAGACCCCAATGGCATTCCGAACAACCTGCTGCCCTTCGTCAGCCAGGTGGCGGTCGGCAAGCTGGCCGAGCTCAAGGTATTCGGCAATGACTACCCCACCCCGGATGGCACCGGTGTACGCGACTATCTTCATGTAGTGGATCTGGCGCGGGCCCACGTCAAGGCACTGGATCTGATCCGCGCACAGAGCGGGGTCCATACCCTGAACCTGGGTACCGGCCGCGGCTATTCAGTGCTGGAGATGATCCGCGCCTTCGAACGCGCCAGCGGCCGCAGCATCCCCTTCCGGGTGGCAGAGCGGCGACCGGGCGATATTGCCTGCTGTTTTGCCGACCCGACACGGGCGCAGCAGCTCATGGGCTGGCGGGCGGAATACGATCTGGATGATATGTGCCGCGATGCCTGGCGCTGGCAGCAGCAGAATCCGCAGGGATATAACTGA
- a CDS encoding methylaspartate ammonia-lyase has protein sequence MKIIRALFVAGYSSFYFDDQQAIKNGAGHDGFNYTGAPVTPGFRAVRQAGECVSVLLQLENGAMAVGDCAAVQYSGAGGRDPLFLGEQFVPFLEKHIKPLLEGRDVGTFLENARFFDNLQVEGKRLHTAIRYGLTQALLDATALSTGRLKAEVICAEYNLPVIAEPIPLFGQSGDDRYNAVDKMIIKGVDVLPHGLINNVEEKLGFKGEKLQAYVKWLAERVKQLAPDNSYRPALHIDVYGTIGLIFDNDPIRVAQYIAGLEDFAGGLALYIEGPVDMGEKAAQIECMAKITAELTRMGSPVKLVADEWCNTYEDIVDFTDAKCCHMVQIKTPDLGGIHNIVDSVLYCNQNGMEAYQGGTCNETDVSARTCVHLAVAARPMRMLVKPGMGFDEGLNIVYNEMHRTIAQLKAKGSAK, from the coding sequence ATGAAAATTATTCGCGCATTGTTTGTAGCAGGCTATTCCTCCTTCTACTTCGACGACCAGCAAGCCATCAAGAATGGTGCCGGTCATGACGGCTTCAACTACACCGGTGCACCGGTGACCCCGGGCTTCCGCGCCGTACGTCAGGCGGGTGAATGTGTCTCGGTCCTGCTGCAACTGGAAAACGGCGCCATGGCCGTCGGTGACTGCGCCGCCGTGCAATACTCCGGCGCCGGCGGCCGCGACCCGCTGTTCCTGGGCGAACAGTTCGTGCCCTTCCTGGAAAAGCACATCAAGCCGCTGCTGGAAGGCCGTGATGTCGGCACTTTCCTGGAAAACGCGCGCTTCTTCGACAACCTGCAAGTGGAAGGCAAGCGCCTGCATACCGCCATCCGCTACGGTCTGACCCAGGCCCTGCTGGATGCCACCGCCCTGTCGACCGGCCGCCTGAAGGCTGAAGTGATCTGCGCCGAATACAATCTGCCGGTGATCGCCGAACCGATCCCGCTGTTCGGCCAGAGTGGCGACGACCGCTACAACGCCGTCGACAAGATGATCATCAAGGGCGTGGATGTCCTGCCGCACGGCCTGATCAACAATGTGGAAGAAAAGCTGGGCTTCAAGGGTGAAAAGCTGCAGGCCTACGTCAAGTGGCTGGCCGAACGCGTCAAGCAACTGGCCCCGGACAACAGCTACCGCCCAGCCCTGCATATCGACGTCTACGGCACCATCGGCCTGATCTTCGACAATGACCCGATCCGCGTGGCGCAATACATTGCCGGTCTGGAAGACTTCGCCGGTGGTCTGGCGCTGTACATCGAAGGTCCGGTCGACATGGGCGAGAAGGCTGCCCAGATCGAGTGCATGGCCAAGATCACGGCCGAACTGACCCGCATGGGCTCGCCGGTCAAGCTGGTGGCCGACGAATGGTGCAACACCTACGAAGATATCGTGGACTTCACCGATGCCAAGTGCTGCCACATGGTTCAGATCAAGACCCCGGACCTGGGCGGTATCCACAACATCGTCGACTCGGTGCTGTATTGCAACCAGAACGGTATGGAAGCCTACCAGGGCGGCACCTGCAACGAGACCGACGTCAGCGCCCGCACCTGCGTCCACCTCGCCGTGGCCGCCCGTCCGATGCGCATGCTGGTCAAGCCGGGCATGGGCTTCGATGAAGGTCTGAACATCGTTTACAACGAAATGCACCGCACGATTGCCCAGCTCAAGGCAAAAGGGAGCGCAAAGTGA
- a CDS encoding DUF4387 domain-containing protein gives MKHGILDIARVVRSKNSGPFELVLDVMFKDHTIYETLRETRQFTKERVAAAYGIAPEDIHNIVWFAPAHAVKVVMQRRIVSGAPGDSDVYGAQQHAPLLGLTFEL, from the coding sequence ATGAAACACGGCATTCTCGATATCGCGCGCGTCGTGCGCTCGAAGAACTCCGGACCATTCGAGCTGGTGCTGGACGTGATGTTCAAGGATCACACCATCTACGAAACGCTGCGCGAGACCCGTCAGTTCACCAAGGAACGCGTCGCAGCCGCCTACGGCATCGCCCCGGAGGATATCCATAACATCGTCTGGTTTGCCCCGGCCCATGCGGTCAAGGTGGTGATGCAGCGTCGCATTGTTTCCGGTGCACCGGGCGACTCGGATGTCTATGGCGCCCAACAGCATGCCCCCCTGCTCGGGCTGACTTTCGAGCTCTGA
- a CDS encoding methylaspartate mutase subunit E yields the protein MELINKKIELSDFLAEREQVLMTWPTGKDVKFADGVKYQQSLPEHKRFAAVLKKADDEGKTLSQPRAGVALVDEHIALLQGLQTACDLLPSTIDAYTRLNRYDEAAKGIAKSREAGTSLLNGFPAVNHGLEECRRVVEAVDKPVQVRHGTPDARLLAEITLAGGFSAYEGGGISYNIPYAKKVSLEKSIRDWQYCDRLVGLYEEHGVRINREPFGPLSGTLVPPFISHSVAIIEGLLALEQGVRSITVGYGQVGNMVQDIAAIRALRELADEYFRAAGFDDFELTTVFHQWMGGFPENESMAFSVISWGGAIAGLSGATKVIVKTPHEARGIPTMEANRAGLNATRQILNMVQDQVFPNSDALAFEVDLIKREVRAVMSKVFELGEGDLAVGTVRAFEAGVIDVPFAPAACNAGKLLPVRDNHGAVRVFEAGNVPLPQDVLTLHRDLIAERARAEGRDPSFQMVVDDIYAISKSTLIGRPAK from the coding sequence ATGGAACTGATCAACAAGAAAATCGAGCTGTCGGACTTCCTGGCAGAACGCGAACAGGTGCTGATGACCTGGCCGACCGGCAAGGACGTCAAGTTCGCTGATGGCGTGAAGTACCAGCAATCGCTGCCGGAGCACAAGCGCTTCGCGGCGGTCCTGAAGAAGGCCGACGACGAGGGCAAGACCCTGTCGCAACCGCGTGCCGGCGTGGCACTGGTTGATGAGCACATCGCGCTGCTGCAAGGTCTGCAGACCGCCTGCGATCTGCTGCCCTCCACCATCGATGCCTATACCCGTCTGAACCGTTACGACGAAGCCGCCAAGGGCATCGCCAAGTCGCGCGAAGCCGGCACCTCGCTGCTCAACGGCTTCCCGGCGGTCAACCATGGTCTGGAAGAATGCCGCCGTGTGGTCGAAGCGGTCGACAAACCGGTGCAAGTGCGCCACGGCACCCCGGATGCCCGCCTGCTGGCGGAAATCACCCTGGCCGGTGGCTTCAGCGCCTACGAGGGTGGTGGTATCTCCTACAACATCCCCTACGCCAAGAAAGTCTCGCTGGAGAAGTCGATCCGCGACTGGCAATACTGCGACCGTCTGGTCGGCCTGTATGAAGAACATGGCGTGCGCATCAACCGCGAACCGTTCGGCCCGCTGTCCGGCACCCTGGTGCCGCCGTTCATCTCGCACTCGGTGGCCATCATTGAAGGGCTGCTGGCGCTGGAACAGGGCGTGCGCTCGATCACCGTCGGCTACGGCCAGGTCGGCAACATGGTGCAGGACATCGCCGCCATCCGCGCCCTGCGCGAACTGGCTGACGAATACTTCCGCGCCGCCGGCTTCGACGACTTCGAACTGACCACGGTGTTCCACCAGTGGATGGGCGGTTTCCCGGAAAACGAATCGATGGCTTTCTCGGTGATCTCCTGGGGCGGCGCCATTGCCGGCCTGTCGGGTGCCACCAAGGTCATCGTCAAGACCCCGCACGAAGCCCGCGGCATTCCGACCATGGAAGCCAACCGCGCCGGTCTGAACGCCACGCGCCAGATTCTGAACATGGTGCAGGATCAGGTGTTCCCGAACAGTGATGCGCTGGCCTTCGAAGTGGATCTGATCAAGCGCGAAGTGCGCGCGGTCATGAGCAAGGTATTCGAACTGGGTGAAGGCGACCTGGCCGTCGGTACCGTGCGTGCCTTCGAAGCCGGCGTGATCGACGTGCCCTTCGCCCCTGCCGCCTGCAATGCCGGCAAACTGCTGCCGGTGCGCGACAACCACGGTGCGGTCCGTGTCTTTGAAGCCGGCAATGTGCCGCTGCCGCAAGACGTACTGACCCTGCACCGCGACCTGATTGCCGAACGTGCCCGTGCCGAAGGCCGTGACCCGTCGTTCCAGATGGTCGTTGACGATATTTACGCTATTTCCAAGAGTACCCTGATCGGGAGACCGGCAAAATGA
- the glmL gene encoding methylaspartate mutase accessory protein GlmL — protein sequence MKTVSIDIGSTWTKGALFEVGDRKLQLLKRTVHPTTVQHLANGFYQVLNELLNDDNAIERIRSGEITLNYSSSAKGGLAVAALGLVPAITLESARVAAYSAGAKITQVFAYRMNRSDIRALEQNPPDILLFAGGTDGGHFDTIRHNASLLAASALDCSIVYAGNRAVQDEVTDLLGDKDLVVVENVLPALDQQNPDPAREAMRSIFLSRIVKGKGLDEIIAATGSEPVPTPYAVYEFTRHIQENVPGWNDFMLLDMGGATTDVYSSHNQCPPPGAIQRGLPEPLIKRTVEGDLGMRVSAEAASETGEALIAEHLEHDPALITAFHDYVEKVTAEPDYLPDDATGKRFDTLLAGACAAYACERHAGRSTQVYTLEGTVDVQTGRDLTGVKKVIGSGGWLSNSKDFNVGEWIRERKVDSKGKTVLLPAEVEYFRDEQYLFPLLANVARNYPEAAAFTGVSMLAQS from the coding sequence ATGAAAACCGTCTCCATCGATATCGGCTCCACCTGGACAAAGGGTGCGTTGTTCGAGGTCGGGGATCGAAAGCTGCAACTGCTGAAACGGACGGTCCATCCGACCACCGTGCAACATCTGGCCAATGGCTTCTATCAGGTGCTCAATGAGCTGCTGAATGACGACAACGCCATCGAACGCATCCGCTCGGGTGAAATCACGCTGAACTACTCCTCGTCGGCCAAGGGTGGCCTGGCGGTGGCAGCCCTCGGGCTGGTACCGGCCATCACCCTTGAATCGGCCCGGGTCGCCGCCTACTCCGCCGGTGCCAAGATCACCCAGGTTTTTGCCTATCGCATGAACCGGTCTGACATCCGCGCGCTGGAACAGAATCCGCCGGACATCCTGCTGTTTGCCGGCGGGACGGATGGCGGCCACTTTGACACCATTCGCCACAATGCCTCGCTGCTGGCTGCCTCCGCGCTGGACTGCTCTATCGTCTACGCCGGCAACCGTGCGGTACAGGACGAAGTCACCGACCTGCTCGGCGACAAGGATCTGGTGGTGGTGGAAAACGTGCTGCCGGCACTGGATCAGCAAAACCCGGATCCGGCCCGCGAGGCCATGCGTTCGATCTTTCTGTCGCGCATCGTCAAGGGCAAGGGCCTGGACGAAATCATTGCCGCCACCGGCTCCGAACCGGTTCCGACGCCTTATGCCGTATATGAGTTCACCCGGCATATCCAGGAAAACGTCCCGGGCTGGAACGACTTCATGTTGCTCGACATGGGGGGGGCCACCACCGACGTCTACTCTTCGCACAACCAGTGCCCGCCGCCGGGAGCGATCCAGCGCGGTCTGCCGGAACCGCTGATCAAGCGCACGGTGGAAGGCGATCTGGGGATGCGGGTGTCGGCCGAGGCCGCCAGCGAAACCGGCGAAGCGCTGATTGCCGAGCATCTGGAGCATGATCCGGCACTGATCACCGCCTTCCACGACTATGTGGAAAAGGTGACCGCCGAACCGGATTACCTGCCGGACGACGCCACGGGCAAGCGTTTTGACACCTTGCTGGCAGGAGCCTGCGCAGCCTATGCCTGCGAACGGCATGCCGGGCGCTCGACCCAGGTCTACACGCTGGAAGGCACGGTCGACGTGCAGACCGGCCGTGATCTGACCGGCGTAAAGAAGGTCATCGGCTCCGGTGGCTGGCTGTCGAACAGCAAGGATTTCAATGTCGGCGAGTGGATCCGCGAACGCAAGGTCGACAGCAAGGGCAAGACCGTGCTGCTGCCGGCCGAGGTCGAGTACTTCCGCGACGAGCAATATCTCTTTCCGTTGCTTGCCAACGTGGCAAGAAACTACCCAGAGGCTGCCGCCTTTACCGGTGTCAGCATGCTGGCGCAATCATGA
- a CDS encoding alpha/beta fold hydrolase, whose protein sequence is MNNLQQDLYVPVTADDTLRIKRIYREGAGAPVLMVHGAMANGRIFYSSSGKGLAHYLARAGYDVFVLDLRGRGGSTPRIDARARHGQTESIRDDIPAAHRAIRAIKGQVPVHWMGHSWGGVLMHSALLRAPALIDDVASCVYFASKRSVRVRNLQRYLKVDLFWNYLARAIVSVVGYLPSRAMGLGPDNESAASHGHSNRWVQDDRWVDPVDGYDYGAAAARHTLPPTLYFAAADDPCLGHRDDVRRFRDESGPHLSRLHLLGRETGYRHDYDHASLLTHPDAVEEHFPLVLHWLAGRHDQVAENL, encoded by the coding sequence GTGAACAATTTGCAGCAAGACCTCTACGTGCCGGTGACGGCAGACGATACCCTGCGCATCAAACGGATCTACCGCGAAGGGGCCGGTGCGCCGGTGCTGATGGTGCATGGTGCCATGGCCAACGGCCGGATCTTCTATTCCAGCTCCGGCAAGGGGCTGGCGCATTACCTGGCGCGAGCCGGTTACGATGTGTTCGTGCTCGACCTGCGCGGTCGCGGGGGCAGCACCCCGCGGATTGATGCCCGGGCGCGCCATGGTCAGACCGAAAGCATCCGTGATGATATCCCGGCGGCACATCGGGCCATTCGTGCCATCAAGGGCCAGGTACCGGTTCACTGGATGGGGCACTCCTGGGGCGGGGTGCTGATGCACAGTGCGTTGCTGCGTGCCCCGGCGCTGATCGACGATGTCGCCTCCTGTGTTTACTTCGCCTCCAAGCGCAGCGTGCGTGTGCGCAATCTTCAGCGCTATCTCAAGGTGGATCTGTTCTGGAACTATCTGGCGCGTGCCATCGTCTCGGTGGTCGGCTATCTGCCGTCACGCGCCATGGGGCTGGGGCCGGATAACGAGAGTGCCGCCAGCCATGGTCACAGCAATCGCTGGGTTCAGGATGATCGTTGGGTCGATCCGGTGGACGGCTACGATTACGGCGCGGCGGCGGCACGACACACCCTGCCGCCCACCCTGTATTTCGCTGCGGCCGATGATCCCTGTCTGGGGCACCGCGACGATGTGCGACGTTTCCGCGATGAGTCCGGGCCGCACCTGTCCCGTCTGCATCTGCTCGGCCGGGAGACCGGCTACCGCCATGATTATGACCATGCCTCCCTGCTGACACATCCCGACGCGGTCGAGGAACATTTCCCCCTGGTGCTGCACTGGCTGGCCGGCCGCCACGACCAGGTGGCGGAGAATCTGTAA